Sequence from the Methanocella sp. genome:
GACGGTGAACATGCAGACGACCAGCGAGTTCACGGCCGCGAAATAATTCTGGCATGGTATCATCCACTGTGCCTTGCCCTCCTCGGATAACGGGTCGAAATTCTCGGGCATTCCTAGCTCTTTAGAGCGGAATCCCATGCACTCGGCCGTCGCCGCGAAGGGCCTCAGGTTATCAGCGCCCCGGTTATCCGTCGCATATCCCAGCGCCATGCCTTTGCTGCCTCTCGCCTCGATGCCCGGAAGGTCCATATTCTTCACGCTCTGGACGTATCTCTCCGAGCCTCGGCCTATCCTTTTTGAGGCCTCGTCCAGCCCATCGGCGAGCACTGCGCCGAACTCCGCCCTGGTTGCTATCTTCGGTACCATGGAGGTCATCGCCTCGTGGTTGCCCCAGTTTAGCTTCACTCCATGGGTATCGATGTCGTCAATGATCCCACGCTCATAGAGTTCCATTGCCCAGGCGATAGTGGCGCCCGTCGATACCGTGTCCAGGCCGTACTGGTCACACACGATGTTGGCACGGGCGATGGCCTCCAGGTTATCGTTACCGCACTGGGAGCCGAAGGCCACGGCTGAGTCGTAGTCGGGGCCCTTACCGCGAGTGCCATAGTAAGGCCCGTACTCGATGTCGATGACCCGCGTACAATGGATTGTACAGCAGAAACATCCACGGGTCTTCGTCAGCATGGTCTTCGCCATCGTCTGGCCCGATATCTTATCGGCGCCCGCGAAGTTACCTGTGTAGTGGTTCTTCGTCGGGAGAACGCCCTTCTCGTTCATCACGGGAATGATACCGGTTACGCCGCTGGACGGGAAGAGGCTGCCGGTGACCACGTGGCCGTAGCATGTATCCAGCAGCTCGTTCATGGACTGGAAATACTTTGCCGGGTCAGCGGCACGGATGTCACGGGTGCCCCGGACGGCGATAGCCTTTAGTTTCTTGGAGCCCATGACGGCGCCCAGGCCCCCGCGGGCAGCGGCGCGCTGCTGGTCGTTCTGGATGCTTGCGTACTTCACAAGATTCTCGCCCGCCGGCCCTATGTAAGCGATGTTGAGCTTATCGTCGCCAAGCTGACGCTTGATGAGGGCGTCAGTCTGGATCGTGTCACGGCCCCAGAGGCCATCGGCCTTATAGAAATGCACCTCTTCGTCGTCGATAAAGACATATACGGGCTTTTCGCTCTGACCCTCCACGATGATACCGTCGTAGCCGGCGAACTTGAGCTCGGAACCCCAGTAGCCGCCCGCATGCGACGTCGTCTCCAGGCAGGTCAGGGGCGACTTCGTGACCACGCAGTGCCTGCCCGAAGTCGGAGCCAGCGTGCCCGTCAGGGGCCCGGTCATAAAGATGAGGCGATTGTAAGGGCCTAAAGGATCGGCGTGCGCGGGCACCCCATCATAAAGATACTTGATGCCCAGCCCCTCCCCGCCGATGAAACGTTCCAGGTCATCCTCATTTAGCGCTTCGACATGAAAATCGAGCTCATTAAGGTCCAGCCTGAGCATCCTGCCGGCGTACCCGCCCCCGGTCACATCAACACCCACCCGAGCGCATTCGTGGGACAGTAGCGGACGCACATGGGCTGGCCCAGGCAGAGGTCGCACTTCCTAGGCATGCGCCGGTCCGGGTAGAACTGCAGCACCTTCGTCGGGCAGGCATCGATGCATTCGCCGCAGCCCGTGCACTTGCTCTCGTCCAGCCGGTAGATGCCCTGTTCGCTCGTGGTGAGAATGTTAAAGTCCTGGTATATGGCATCCATGGGACAGGCATCGGCGCAGCGGCCGCACTGTATGCAAATACGTAAATGGTGTGTGTCGGGATAGTCCAGGTCGACGATGACCCGGCCCTTATCCGGATTAAAAACGACGTCGTGGACCCAGCCGCAAATGGTCTCGCAGCGGTGGCAGGTGATACATGCGTCCTCGTTTTTCGTTAGCCGGGGCATAAACAGGTTCTCCATTAAAATCACGAAAGCGGGCAAATATAAGCCTAATTGAAAAATCGGGCGATTGGCATGATTTTACTTTATTAATATATAAATATGTTAATATCTTTGTTTCATAATAGGTGTCCTGTACGAGTAACGCCGAGCCAGCGCCCGGAGCGAGAGCAACGCCTATCCCTGCGGCTTCCCCCTTTATCGAGGAAGTCACGCTAAAGAGGGACCTGGGAGTGCTGGGATCGTTCTCCATAGGCTTTGCCGACGTGGGCGCGGACATCTACGTGGCTCTCGGCCTGGTGCTATTCTTCGCGGCGGGCGTCGCCCCGCTGGCGCTGGCGGTCGCCGCGCTGGGCTACATGTTCACCGCTCTAAGCTACGCGGAGCTGGCCTCCGCCATACCCAAAGCTGGCGGCGCCTCGATCTTTGCCAGGGAGGCGTTCAATGATTTTTGGGGCTTCATCGCTGGGTGGGGGCTGCTGCTCGACTATACCATCGACATCGCCCTCTTCGGCTGGATCACGATGGGTTATTTAGGCAGCTTTTTCCATAACCTGGGTCAGGCTGGCGTACCATACGTCGGGGCCCTGGCCAGCCTGAATAGCCTGAATACGGCTGTTTCGGGGGGCGTATCGGACTATACCGTCCAGGCGCTCGCGACCATCATCCTGAGCGTCCTGCTCATGGCGCTCAACTACATCGGCATCCGGGAATCGGCGAACTTCAACATCTTTCTCTCGGGGCTGAGCATCCTCAGCGAGATAATTCTACTGCTTATCGGCTTTGCCATCGTCTGGAACTTAACGACGTTCATGGGCAACATCACCCAACTCGGCACAGGCGTCTCCTGGGCGAATTTCGGGTGGGGCATCACCGTGGCCATGGTCTCCTTCATCGGCCTCGAATCCATATCCCAGGCGGCGGAAGAGACAAAGCGCCCGGACAAGACCATACCCAAAGCCACCTTTGCGCTGATCATCGCGGTCGTACTCGCCGGCATGCTGCTGACAATACTGGCCGTCGGATTGCCTACGATCAGCCCCTCCGTAATCGGCAAGACATACCAGAACGACCCGGTCGCAGGCGTCGCTCATGGCATTGCGCTCGGCCTCAGCCAGACTAATCCACTCGTCATGATATTACCGCTCTACGTGGGGTTTTTAGGCTTTATCATGCTCCTCATGTCCACGAATACGGGAGTCATCGGCGCATCGAGGGTGACGTACTCCATGGCCAGGTACAAGATCATGCCTGCGTGGTTCAATCACGTCCACCCGAAGTTCCGCGTTCCAACGAGAACGATCGTAGTGTTTACGCTGGCATCTGTGGGCTTTGTAGTGTTCGTCTGGATCATGGGCACGTTCCGGCTGAGCCACGAGGACCCGACGATCATTCTGGGCGACCTGTACAATTACGGCGCCCTCATCTCGTTCATGCTGGTGAACCTTGCCCTGATTCGGCTGAGAAACAAGCGTCCGGAGCTATACCGGCCCTATAAGTCGCCTTTCGCCTTTAGTATTAAGCGTAAGGGCAAGGATCTCGTCGTGCCCCTACTGCCGCTGCTGGGGTTTTTCGTATGTCTGTTCGTCTGGATACTGGTGCTGAGCCTGCACGAGATCGGGAAGATCGTTGGGACGCTCTGGTTCATCGCCGGCATCCTGTTCTACTTATGGTACCGCCGCAGCAAGGGGCTGAGCTGGAAAGAGTCGATACCCGGTACTCTGGCCACGTCACCCGACGTTGCCCCCGAGATGCACCCCGAGATATCGGAACAAATAAGGCAAAAACTGATCAAATGATATCTGGAAGGACTTATGCCCGAAGCGAATGTCGTACGATATAAAAAATCGGAAAAGCCGGGGAAAATAGCGTTCTCTATTCTCGCATTAGATGCGCTCCTGTCCATCGCCCTGCTGGCGATGGGCCTGTACATGTTCGCGCTGGGCATATCGAGGAGCACCTCGATGCTAGTCCTTCCCGCTGTCCTTTTTGTCTCGATCGGCGGATATAAGGCCGCAAAGCTGTATCCTATACTGATGGCATCGATCGGCAGCGAAGGCCAGCCCGTGACCGTCCTGCACAACAGCGTACTGGTGCCCATATCGAGGCCTGAGACGCTGGAAAGCCATGTGAACCTGGGATGCGATATGGTGGCGCCGGGCGGGACTTTACGGCTCCTGTACGTTATCGAGGTGCCCCAGCAGGTTCCCTTCGATTACGCCGATACACGGAAAGCGAAGGCAAGGGAGCTGTTGACCCTGGCAGCATCATATGCGGAGAAGCGCGGCGTAATGCCGAAGCTCGAGATCGTCGCCGCCCGGGTCATACCGGAGGCGATACTGGAGCTTGCCGACCGCTATAAGGTCGACCTGATCATCATGGGTTCGAGCCAGCGGACGGTGCCCGAGAAGGTGCTTTTCGGCAACGTCGTGGACCGTGTCTTGCGAGAAGCCCCCTGCGAGGCGCTCATTTTCAGCTATTCGAAGACTCTGCAGCCCATCAAATACTATAAGATTCTGGTGCCCACGTCGGGCTATAAGCATGCCGAGAGGGCACTGGACATCGCCATTCACTTGACGAAAAAGTTCGGGGGCAAGATCACGTCCCTGTACGTTGGTCAGGCCTCGGACGCCGAGAAGGCGAAGCTCATCCTGAAAAAGGCGCAGATGCACGCCGAGCGGCTCGGCTCTTCCGTGGAGACGCTGTTCAAGACCGGCAGTGTCATCGATAACATCATCGACGAAGCGAAGTCCGGCAGCTACTCGCTCATCATCATCGGCTCAACCGAGCGGCCTGCCTACTATACGTTTTTACTGGGGAGCACCGCCGATGAGATCGTCACCCGGGCGCCCTGCAACGTGCTCATCGTGCACACGAAGAAATGACCACGGAGGGCATGGCTAATTTCTCACCACGGCGACACGGCGAACACGGCGCTTATTTTAGATCGGCACGGCGGATGCACGGCGACACGGTTTCCAGATAATATTATTAAGCATGGGGTCTTCGAGGGGTAAGTAAGGGCGTTCCGCCCGATATCAGCCCCCTTCAGGATATAAAAGTAAGCAGGGGTTCTCCGAGGGGTAAGCAAGAGCGCTCCGCGCGGCGTCAGCCCCCTTCAGGGAATAAAAGAGCGCCGTGTTCGCCGTGTCGCCGTGGTGAATAAAGCGCTGTGCCCTCCGTGGTGCCTCCGTGCCGCCGTGGTGAAGTTTTTAATAAGCAATATTGGGGTCTCCGAGGGGGCATCAGCCCCCTTCAGGATATAAAGTCCTCCGTGCCCTCCGTGGTGAATCTCGCATAAGACCGGTTGTTAAATATCGTAGAGCGCTTTGAGGTTGTAGATGGCCCGGCTGACTGCGCTGAGGCTCTTGCCGGCCTCGTAGGCGCCAATGGTGCGCCCGTCGTTGCCCATGATGATGTCATAGTAGGCCAGCACGTCGTCCATGTCCCGGCCGGCATCGCCCAGGTAATGCTCTAAAGAATCGGACGTGTCCGTGCCGCCGATGAGCCGCTTCAGGAATCGCAGGCGCTCCCTCAGGCACGGGTTCTCCAGCGCC
This genomic interval carries:
- a CDS encoding aldehyde ferredoxin oxidoreductase family protein, translating into MTGGGYAGRMLRLDLNELDFHVEALNEDDLERFIGGEGLGIKYLYDGVPAHADPLGPYNRLIFMTGPLTGTLAPTSGRHCVVTKSPLTCLETTSHAGGYWGSELKFAGYDGIIVEGQSEKPVYVFIDDEEVHFYKADGLWGRDTIQTDALIKRQLGDDKLNIAYIGPAGENLVKYASIQNDQQRAAARGGLGAVMGSKKLKAIAVRGTRDIRAADPAKYFQSMNELLDTCYGHVVTGSLFPSSGVTGIIPVMNEKGVLPTKNHYTGNFAGADKISGQTMAKTMLTKTRGCFCCTIHCTRVIDIEYGPYYGTRGKGPDYDSAVAFGSQCGNDNLEAIARANIVCDQYGLDTVSTGATIAWAMELYERGIIDDIDTHGVKLNWGNHEAMTSMVPKIATRAEFGAVLADGLDEASKRIGRGSERYVQSVKNMDLPGIEARGSKGMALGYATDNRGADNLRPFAATAECMGFRSKELGMPENFDPLSEEGKAQWMIPCQNYFAAVNSLVVCMFTVIAFTVEPSQYARHLSALTGFSFEKDKLLEAGERAWNLQRAFNAREGFTRKDDRLPHRLMEPLPNGPDKGSAVHLDRMLDEYYELRGWDKATGWPTPEKLRSLGLGDVARDLEKSRLLSGRALA
- a CDS encoding 4Fe-4S dicluster domain-containing protein, with translation MPRLTKNEDACITCHRCETICGWVHDVVFNPDKGRVIVDLDYPDTHHLRICIQCGRCADACPMDAIYQDFNILTTSEQGIYRLDESKCTGCGECIDACPTKVLQFYPDRRMPRKCDLCLGQPMCVRYCPTNALGWVLM
- a CDS encoding APC family permease, with translation MSCTSNAEPAPGARATPIPAASPFIEEVTLKRDLGVLGSFSIGFADVGADIYVALGLVLFFAAGVAPLALAVAALGYMFTALSYAELASAIPKAGGASIFAREAFNDFWGFIAGWGLLLDYTIDIALFGWITMGYLGSFFHNLGQAGVPYVGALASLNSLNTAVSGGVSDYTVQALATIILSVLLMALNYIGIRESANFNIFLSGLSILSEIILLLIGFAIVWNLTTFMGNITQLGTGVSWANFGWGITVAMVSFIGLESISQAAEETKRPDKTIPKATFALIIAVVLAGMLLTILAVGLPTISPSVIGKTYQNDPVAGVAHGIALGLSQTNPLVMILPLYVGFLGFIMLLMSTNTGVIGASRVTYSMARYKIMPAWFNHVHPKFRVPTRTIVVFTLASVGFVVFVWIMGTFRLSHEDPTIILGDLYNYGALISFMLVNLALIRLRNKRPELYRPYKSPFAFSIKRKGKDLVVPLLPLLGFFVCLFVWILVLSLHEIGKIVGTLWFIAGILFYLWYRRSKGLSWKESIPGTLATSPDVAPEMHPEISEQIRQKLIK
- a CDS encoding universal stress protein — its product is MPEANVVRYKKSEKPGKIAFSILALDALLSIALLAMGLYMFALGISRSTSMLVLPAVLFVSIGGYKAAKLYPILMASIGSEGQPVTVLHNSVLVPISRPETLESHVNLGCDMVAPGGTLRLLYVIEVPQQVPFDYADTRKAKARELLTLAASYAEKRGVMPKLEIVAARVIPEAILELADRYKVDLIIMGSSQRTVPEKVLFGNVVDRVLREAPCEALIFSYSKTLQPIKYYKILVPTSGYKHAERALDIAIHLTKKFGGKITSLYVGQASDAEKAKLILKKAQMHAERLGSSVETLFKTGSVIDNIIDEAKSGSYSLIIIGSTERPAYYTFLLGSTADEIVTRAPCNVLIVHTKK